The sequence ATCGGTGGCGGCCCCATCGGCCTGATGTTCGTTCAGGTAGCGAAACTGGCCGGCTGCAACGTGATCGCCGTGGTCAAGCGGGATGCCCAGGTCACCGCGGCCAAGCGCTTCGGCGCCGACGATATCGTGCAGATCGCCGACGTGGAAGACGCAGTGGAGGCGGTGCGCTCCCTCAGCCCCGACCGCCGTGGCGCCGACGTCGTCATCGAGGCCGTGGGCCGTCCCCAGGCCTGGGAATGGGCCGTGGACATGGTCCGCAAGGGCGGCACCGTGAACTTCTTCGGCGGTTGCGCCAGCGGCACCCGCGTGGCCCTGGACACCAACCGGCTGCATTACTCGGAGATCACCTTGAAGGCCACCTTCCACCACACCCCGGAAGGGGTGCGGAAAGCCTTCGCCCTGATCACCGAGAAGAAGATTCGGGGTACCGATTACATCACCGGCGAAGCGCCGCTCTCCCGGCTGCAGCAGGTGCTGCGGCACATGCTCAACCGCAACGGGGACATCAAGACCGCCATCATCCCCGGGCACTGAGCCCCGGAATCCGGGAGTCGTGCGCCCTATGTCATCGACCATCAGCCACGGTTCCCGATTTGCTGAGCAGCTTGAGGCGGGATGGCGCGCGCTACCCCCTGAATACGCCTTCCCCGAGCACGCCCCCACCCTGGCCGAGGCCCGGGCTTATTGCGAGCGCCTGGCGCGCACCCATTACGAGAACTTCTCCGTCGCCACCTGGTTTCTTCCCCGCCGGCTGTGGCCGCATTTTCACAGCATCTACGCTTATTGCCGGATCGCGGATGACCTTGGGGACGAGGTGCAGGACAGCGCGCAAGCCCTGGCCCTGCTGGACGCTTGGGAGCGCGAACTGGATGCCTGCTACGACGGCGAGCCGCGTCACCCCGTCTTTGTCGCCCTGCGGGAGACGGTGCGGGCCTGCGACATTCCCAGACACGAGTTCTCCGATCTTCTGAAGGCCTTTCGCCAGGACCAGACCGTCCACCGCTATGAGACCTTCGAGGACTTGCTGGGATACTGCCGCTATTCGGCGAATCCTGTGGGCCATCTGGTCCTGTACGCTTGCGGCTACCGCGACCAGGAACGGCAGCTGCTTTCCGACCACACCTGCACCGCCCTGCAACTGGCGAACTTCTGGCAGGACGTGATCGTGGACTACGCCAAGGACCGCATCTACCTGCCGCTGGAGAGCCTGCGCCGCTTCGGAGTCAGCGAGCAGCAGATCGCGGAACGCCGGGCCACGCCGCAATTCCTCGAACTGATGCGCTTCGAGGTCGGGCGCGCACGCGAGTGGTTCGCGCGAGGCCTGCCCCTGGTCAAGAAGGTGGATCCGGAGCTGGCCGTCGATATCGAGCTGTTCAGCCGCGGCGGGCAGGCGATCCTGGACGCGATCGAGCGCCAAGGCTTCGACGTTCTGAAGCAACGGCCGGTGATTTCCAAGCCGCGGAAGCTGGGGCTGGTCCTGACGGCGGCCGCGAGGAAGCTCTTGTGACCTCGCAGCTCGAGCACGCTTACGACGTCTGTCGCGGCGTCACCCGCTCGGCCGCCAAGAATTTCTTCTATGCCTTTCTGGTGCTGCCCAAGCACAAGCGCGACGCTCTGTGCGCGGTCTATGCGTTCATGCGGTACTCCGATGACATTTGCGACCTCCCTGGACTCACCCTCGAGCAGCGCAAGGAGAAGCTCGCTGCCTGGCTGGATGCCCTGCATCGCGTGCTGGGGGGAGAAGCCACCGACGATCCGGTGCTGATGGCGGTGGCCGACGCGCAGAAGAACTTCTCCATCCGCCCTGAACTGTTCGACCAGCTGGTGTACGGCACCGCCATGGACCTCCCCGCGGGCGGTGGTGGCGCCATCGTTTACCGCACCTTCGACGAACTGCAGAAATATTGCTATTACGTGGCGTCGGTGGTCGGGCTGGTGGCCATCCGCGTCTTCGGATATCGCGATCCCAGGGCGGAGCCCCTGGCGGAGCAGTGCGGCATCGCCTTCCAGCTCACCAATATCCTGCGCGACGTGAAGGAAGACGCCGGCATGGGCCGCATCTATCT comes from Terriglobales bacterium and encodes:
- the hpnC gene encoding squalene synthase HpnC → MSSTISHGSRFAEQLEAGWRALPPEYAFPEHAPTLAEARAYCERLARTHYENFSVATWFLPRRLWPHFHSIYAYCRIADDLGDEVQDSAQALALLDAWERELDACYDGEPRHPVFVALRETVRACDIPRHEFSDLLKAFRQDQTVHRYETFEDLLGYCRYSANPVGHLVLYACGYRDQERQLLSDHTCTALQLANFWQDVIVDYAKDRIYLPLESLRRFGVSEQQIAERRATPQFLELMRFEVGRAREWFARGLPLVKKVDPELAVDIELFSRGGQAILDAIERQGFDVLKQRPVISKPRKLGLVLTAAARKLL
- a CDS encoding phytoene/squalene synthase family protein, translating into MTSQLEHAYDVCRGVTRSAAKNFFYAFLVLPKHKRDALCAVYAFMRYSDDICDLPGLTLEQRKEKLAAWLDALHRVLGGEATDDPVLMAVADAQKNFSIRPELFDQLVYGTAMDLPAGGGGAIVYRTFDELQKYCYYVASVVGLVAIRVFGYRDPRAEPLAEQCGIAFQLTNILRDVKEDAGMGRIYLPEEDLARFGRSPADLDPARLSNGFDVGPLRPVLQLLADRARSFYAAANDLMPLIDEDSRAALWTLVEIYRRLLEKIARRGYDVFSQRVGLTVAEKLGVLSRGFLLRLTP
- a CDS encoding zinc-binding dehydrogenase, producing the protein MTAAVLYGKEDVKIEKVPIPRVGEGEVLVKVEVALTCGTDVKVYQRGYHARMIVPPALFGHELAGVVEEVGPNVRGFRKGMRVVALNSAPCQMCFYCSKHQENLCEDLLFNNGAYAEYIKIPRRIVESNMLAIPNNVSFEEAAMAEPLACVLRGLHETNVEIGDTVVVIGGGPIGLMFVQVAKLAGCNVIAVVKRDAQVTAAKRFGADDIVQIADVEDAVEAVRSLSPDRRGADVVIEAVGRPQAWEWAVDMVRKGGTVNFFGGCASGTRVALDTNRLHYSEITLKATFHHTPEGVRKAFALITEKKIRGTDYITGEAPLSRLQQVLRHMLNRNGDIKTAIIPGH